Proteins found in one Oncorhynchus gorbuscha isolate QuinsamMale2020 ecotype Even-year unplaced genomic scaffold, OgorEven_v1.0 Un_scaffold_865, whole genome shotgun sequence genomic segment:
- the LOC124020603 gene encoding 39S ribosomal protein L46, mitochondrial-like, whose amino-acid sequence MAAPCSRMANRPLWQFITNVRRTGLKHTGVRHISLGSACRAATQTGSNTESVASPWKLYGAVCLQRLPVISQDRNPIEDQFAELMHQMELERSLLSDHEQRLLEDSERMTRKQADNYDSDEEEADYGGQETITAQDQEDTWEQKLKHFQPALRDRDVGGTPLDSVERCLGDSLVLLVQQTVGKETIWLLPQAQWEAGETLRQTAERGLCSLPEADFKATFLGNTPCGVYRYAFPKEVRTERCVGAKVFFFKALLSAGSARQKDPFLTAGSANQKEPFLSSGSASQKEPFLSAGSANQKEPFLWVKKTELQEYLKPPYLEKVDRFILNL is encoded by the exons ATGGCAGCGCCCTGCTCGAGGATGGCGAATCGCCCTTTATGGCAATTTATTACAAACGTCAGACGGACAGGGCTAAAACATACAGGAGTTCGTCACATTTCTCTCGGTTCCGCTTGTCGAGCTGCGACTCAGACCGGAAGTAACACGGAAAGCGTCGCGTCGCCATGGAAGCTGTACGGGGCGGTGTGTCTCCAGAGGCTGCCTGTCATATCACAGGACCGGAACCCGATCGAAGACCAATTCGCTGAGCTCATGCATCAG ATGGAGCTGGAGAGAAGCTTGCTGTCGGATCATGAACAGAGGCTCCTTGAGGACTCAGAACGTATGACTCGTAAACAGGCAGACAACTATGATTCAGATGAGGAGGAGGCAGACTACGGTGGCCAGGAGACCATCACCGCTCAGGACCAGGAGGACACCTGGGAACAGAAACTCAAACACTTCCAACCTGCTCTCAGAGACAGAG ATGTAGGTGGGACACCGCTGGACTCAGTGGAGAGGTGTCTAGGAGACAGCCTGGTCCTGCTGGTCCAGCAGACTGTCGGTAAAGAGACCATCTGGCTGCTCCCTCAGGCCCAGTGGGAGGCAGGGGAGACTCTccgacagacagcagagagaggccTCTGCAGCCTGCCAG AGGCTGATTTCAAGGCTACGTTCCTTGGCAACACCCCCTGTGGAGTGTACAGGTACGCATTCCCCAAAGAGGTCCGGACAGAGCGCTGCGTGGGAGCCAAGGTCTTCTTTTTCAAAGCTCTCCTGTCCGCTGGTTCAGCCCGTCAGAAAGATCCTTTCCTGACTGCTGGTTCAGCCAATCAGAAAGAAcctttcctgtcctctggttCAGCCAGTCAGAAAGAACCTTTCCTGTCCGCGGGTTCAGCCAATCAGAAAGAACCTTTCCTGTGGGTGAAGAAGACTGAACTGCAGGAATACCTGAAGCCACCTTACTTGGAGAAGGTTGACCGCTTCATCCTCAACCTGTGA
- the LOC124020608 gene encoding 28S ribosomal protein S11, mitochondrial-like, giving the protein MYKLNCILSKSVRSACQQVAGSFNAGGSICGTSGLQRAVSSSAVTLQEDVSVSATPGKIPKDFSHLPPMPGQDSVLRWAGKKYEELPIAHIKATYNNTHVQKATAVGVTFVRVLVKGLGPGRLSAIKGLTMGGLEVVSITDNTPVPHNGCRPRKARRI; this is encoded by the exons ATGTATAAGTTAAACTGTATATTATCTAAGTCTGTCAGGAGTGCCTGCCAACAGGTTGCTGGTTCCTTCAATGCAGGAGGCTCAAT TTGTGGAACCAGCGGTCTGCAGAGAGCAGTGTCCTCCAGTGCTGTCACGTTGCAAGAGGATGTCAGTGTCTCAGCCACACCTGGGAAAATACCCAAAGACTTCAG tCACCTCCCCCCGATGCCTGGCCAGGACAGTGTGCTGAGATGGGCTGGGAAGAAGTACGAGGAGTTGCCAATAGCACATATCAAAGCCACATATAACAA TACACATGTccag AAGGCCACAGCGGTGGGGGTGACGTTTGTTCGCGTGTTGGTGAAAGGTCTGGGTCCTGGACGCTTG TCTGCCATCAAGGGTCTGACCATGGGAGGATTGGAGGTTGTGTCCATCACAGACAACACCCCCGTACCACACAATGGTTGTCGCCCTCGCAAGGCTAGAAGAATATGA